One Plasmodium vivax chromosome 13, whole genome shotgun sequence genomic region harbors:
- a CDS encoding mitochondrial glycoprotein domain containing protein (encoded by transcript PVX_084795A): MNFLRRNAANLCKGKVLGKHLNCSVHELTNLNKRKISNITDLGKCGQRYQATHSGSTIGAKRFASSEAQKLSEVVKAEVQHEKSNYEAPDNIKKFLQTSGWKFEEQEGDVNMVLTKNVDGMKIIIDFQLVSPFQAEGENEAQAEMTDFSVTVEKPNKQGGITFYCTTLQNDEKFRYMIGNVKYYKNEEGKNSVSAYNGPEFEDLDDSLQTSLDEWLANLGVDSELCDFIDSCSIDKEQREYMSWLQNISNFIES; encoded by the coding sequence atgaatttccTGAGGAGAAACGCTGCAAATTTGTGTAAAGGCAAAGTCTTGGGGAAGCACCTGAACTGCTCTGTGCACGAGCTAACCAACCTGAATAAGAGAAAGATTTCCAACATAACCGACCTTGGGAAATGTGGGCAAAGGTACCAAGCAACCCATTCCGGCTCTACTATTGGAGCAAAAAGATTTGCTTCAAGTGAAGCGCAGAAACTGTCCGAAGTTGTGAAAGCAGAGGTGCAACATGAGAAGTCGAATTATGAGGCACCAGATAATATTAAGAAGTTTTTGCAAACGTCGGGGTGGAAATTTGAGGAACAAGAAGGAGATGTCAACATGGTGTTAACCAAAAATGTGGATGgaatgaaaattattatcGATTTTCAACTTGTGTCTCCATTTcaagcagaaggagaaaatgaagCGCAAGCAGAAATGACTGACTTTTCTGTTACCGTTGAAAAGCCAAACAAACAAGGAGGCATTACCTTTTATTGCACCACCTTACAGAATGATGAGAAATTCAGATATATGATTGGAAATGTtaagtattataaaaatgaagaaggaaaaaattccgTGTCAGCTTATAATGGACCCGAATTTGAAGACCTGGATGACTCCCTACAAACTTCGCTCGATGAATGGTTGGCGAACTTGGGAGTAGACTCCGAGTTGTGTGATTTTATCGATTCCTGTAGCATTGACAAAGAGCAAAGAGAATACATGTCATGGTTACAGAACATTTCGAATTTTATCGaatcttaa